The proteins below are encoded in one region of Candidatus Amarolinea dominans:
- a CDS encoding ethanolamine ammonia-lyase subunit EutB, with translation MLLRTKLFGKTYEFPDMRLLMGKANEEKSGDRLAGVGAETAAERMAARYVLAEVPLWVLHDTPAAPYAEDEVTRVIHDGVNQTIYGEIKDWSVGQFREWLLADTTDGAMIRRVSQGLTAEMIAGVTKLMSNLDLIYAASKIRVSAHCNNTIGVPGTLASRNQPNHPTDSPEGIRAEIYEGLAYGSGDSVIGINPVDDSYASVARLLDMTYDIIQTWQIPTQNCVLAHVTTQMKCLESGSPVGLIFQSLAGSQRGNESFGISVAMLDEAYALARKHCFTAGPSYMYFETGQGSELSADAHHGWDQLVMEARCYGLAKRYQPYQVNTVVGFIGPEYLYDARQIQRAGLEDHFMGKLTGIPMGCDACYTNHARADQNAIENLAVMLTAAGCNYFMGVPMGDDSMLSYQCTSYHDAPTLRQLFNLRPNPEFEVWMEELGLMRNGRLTAKAGDPSFFLQRRVA, from the coding sequence ATGCTCCTGCGTACCAAATTATTTGGCAAGACCTATGAATTCCCCGACATGCGCCTCCTCATGGGCAAGGCGAATGAAGAAAAGTCGGGCGATCGCCTGGCGGGTGTTGGCGCAGAGACCGCCGCCGAACGCATGGCCGCGCGCTATGTCCTGGCCGAGGTGCCGCTGTGGGTGCTGCACGACACGCCGGCCGCGCCTTACGCCGAGGACGAGGTCACCCGTGTCATTCACGATGGCGTCAACCAGACCATCTACGGCGAGATCAAGGATTGGAGTGTGGGACAGTTCCGCGAATGGCTGCTGGCCGATACCACCGACGGCGCGATGATCCGCCGTGTTTCGCAGGGTCTGACCGCCGAGATGATTGCAGGCGTCACCAAGCTGATGTCCAATCTCGATCTGATCTACGCCGCCAGCAAGATTCGCGTTTCGGCTCACTGCAACAACACGATCGGCGTGCCCGGCACCCTCGCCAGCCGCAATCAACCCAATCACCCCACCGATTCACCCGAAGGCATCCGCGCCGAAATCTACGAGGGCCTGGCCTACGGCTCCGGCGATTCCGTCATCGGCATCAACCCGGTGGACGACTCCTACGCCAGCGTGGCCCGTCTGCTCGACATGACCTACGACATCATCCAGACCTGGCAGATTCCGACGCAAAACTGCGTGCTGGCTCACGTCACCACGCAGATGAAGTGCCTGGAGAGCGGCTCACCGGTGGGCCTGATTTTTCAGTCGCTGGCTGGCTCGCAGCGCGGCAACGAGTCGTTTGGCATCTCCGTCGCCATGTTGGATGAGGCCTATGCCCTGGCGCGCAAGCACTGCTTCACGGCCGGGCCGAGCTACATGTACTTCGAGACCGGCCAGGGATCTGAGCTGTCGGCCGACGCGCATCACGGCTGGGATCAACTGGTGATGGAGGCCCGCTGCTATGGCCTGGCCAAGCGCTATCAGCCTTACCAGGTCAACACCGTGGTGGGCTTCATCGGGCCAGAGTATCTGTACGATGCGCGCCAGATTCAGCGCGCCGGGCTGGAAGATCACTTCATGGGCAAGCTCACTGGCATCCCCATGGGCTGTGATGCCTGTTACACCAATCACGCCCGCGCCGATCAGAACGCGATCGAGAATCTGGCTGTGATGCTGACGGCCGCGGGCTGCAACTACTTCATGGGCGTACCGATGGGCGACGACTCGATGCTCTCCTATCAGTGTACCAGCTACCATGATGCGCCCACCCTGCGCCAGCTCTTCAACCTGCGCCCCAATCCCGAATTCGAGGTCTGGATGGAAGAACTGGGCCTGATGCGCAACGGCCGCCTGACCGCCAAAGCCGGCGACCCGTCGTTCTTTTTGCAGCGACGCGTGGCTTAA